One window of Komagataeibacter xylinus genomic DNA carries:
- a CDS encoding type II toxin-antitoxin system death-on-curing family toxin, which produces MTDFVWIDERDALILHDRLLAAHGGASGVRDAGLLKSALARPQQHAAYADPLDPVFLAAVYTAGIVKNHPFIDGNKRTGFVLGVLFLELNGYRFTATQEDAANAVLALAAGQMDELGYAAFLAANVVSDRV; this is translated from the coding sequence TGATCCTGCATGACCGGCTGTTAGCGGCGCATGGCGGCGCTTCCGGAGTGCGTGACGCAGGTCTTCTGAAATCTGCTCTTGCCCGGCCACAGCAGCATGCGGCCTATGCGGATCCGCTGGATCCAGTATTTCTTGCGGCCGTCTATACGGCGGGTATCGTAAAAAACCATCCCTTCATCGATGGAAACAAGCGTACGGGCTTTGTGCTCGGTGTGCTGTTTCTGGAACTGAACGGCTATCGTTTTACTGCAACTCAGGAAGATGCGGCGAATGCCGTCCTTGCACTGGCAGCAGGTCAGATGGACGAACTGGGCTATGCGGCGTTCCTGGCCGCCAATGTCGTATCCGACAGGGTATAA
- a CDS encoding type II toxin-antitoxin system Phd/YefM family antitoxin produces MRTVNIHEAKTHLSRLIDAAMKGESFIIAKAGRPMVRVSPITAPEEQQQRRLGFLTGKIRVPEDFDRMGQEDIISLFDGSA; encoded by the coding sequence ATGCGCACAGTCAACATTCATGAAGCCAAGACCCATTTGTCCCGGTTGATCGATGCGGCCATGAAAGGGGAAAGCTTCATCATTGCCAAAGCCGGTCGGCCGATGGTGCGGGTCAGCCCGATTACGGCTCCTGAAGAACAACAGCAACGGCGTCTGGGTTTTTTGACGGGAAAAATCCGGGTGCCAGAGGATTTTGATCGCATGGGACAGGAGGACATCATTTCTCTGTTCGATGGCTCGGCATGA
- a CDS encoding type II toxin-antitoxin system VapC family toxin: protein MKLLLDTHLLLWAAGEPDKLSERARTLIDDQNNILVFSAASLWEVTIKVGLVRADFQVDPYLLRRGLIENGYEELPITSQHALAVGQLPDVHRDPFDRILVAQAMVEGLLLLTHDPLVQAYPGPIEAV, encoded by the coding sequence ATGAAGCTGCTTCTGGATACCCATCTGCTTCTCTGGGCCGCAGGAGAGCCTGACAAACTGTCAGAGCGTGCGAGAACCCTGATTGACGATCAGAATAATATTCTGGTTTTCAGTGCTGCCAGTTTATGGGAAGTCACCATCAAGGTGGGACTGGTACGTGCAGACTTCCAGGTTGATCCCTATCTGTTGCGGCGCGGCCTGATCGAAAATGGCTATGAGGAGTTACCGATCACCAGCCAGCATGCTCTGGCAGTAGGACAACTGCCAGATGTGCATCGGGATCCTTTTGATCGCATTCTTGTGGCTCAGGCGATGGTGGAAGGGCTGCTTCTGCTGACCCATGATCCTCTCGTGCAGGCTTATCCGGGTCCTATCGAAGCTGTTTGA
- a CDS encoding IS3 family transposase (programmed frameshift), giving the protein MESDRFTDAQIMGVIRQAEGGVPVPDLCREHGISNATFYRWRAKYGGMDASMISQMKALEEENRRLKRMYADLSMQTDILKEALGKKLKRPAQRRELAAQAVAHHGVSIALACRIFGISETCFRYRPRLAAENDRIAALLVGLTQAHRRWGFGLCFLYLRTVQGQLWNHKRVYRIYRELEFNLRIKPRRRLVREKPEKLSVPALPNRVWSMDFMADRLMDGRAFRLLNILDDFNREGLAIEVDFSLPACRVVRCLEQVMEWRGRPEAIRMDNGPEYVSHTLVSWAEKQGITLIYTQPGNPQQNAYIERYNRTVRQEWLEQYLFESIQDVQEVATQWLWTYNHDRPNMGNSGLTPAQKLKTAA; this is encoded by the exons ATGGAGAGTGATCGCTTTACTGACGCCCAGATCATGGGTGTGATCCGCCAGGCTGAGGGCGGTGTCCCGGTTCCTGACCTGTGCCGGGAGCATGGGATTAGCAACGCCACGTTTTACCGGTGGCGCGCGAAATATGGCGGCATGGATGCTTCGATGATCAGTCAGATGAAGGCTTTGGAAGAGGAGAACCGTCGGCTGAAGCGCATGTATGCGGATTTGAGCATGCAGACGGATATCCTGAAGGAAGCCCTTGGAAAAAAAT TGAAGCGGCCAGCCCAGCGCCGGGAACTGGCCGCACAAGCTGTGGCGCATCATGGGGTCAGCATTGCGCTGGCCTGTCGGATTTTTGGGATATCCGAGACCTGCTTTCGCTATCGTCCGCGACTGGCAGCGGAGAACGACAGGATTGCCGCTCTTCTGGTGGGACTGACCCAGGCTCACAGGAGATGGGGATTTGGTCTGTGTTTCCTGTATCTGCGCACTGTGCAGGGACAGCTCTGGAATCATAAGCGGGTTTATCGGATCTATCGGGAACTGGAGTTCAACCTGCGGATTAAACCCCGCAGGCGTCTGGTTCGCGAAAAGCCTGAAAAGCTGTCGGTTCCGGCCCTTCCCAACAGGGTCTGGTCCATGGATTTTATGGCGGACAGGCTGATGGATGGACGTGCTTTTCGGCTCCTGAACATTCTGGATGACTTCAATCGTGAAGGACTGGCGATCGAGGTTGATTTTTCCCTGCCAGCCTGTCGGGTTGTCCGCTGTCTGGAACAGGTTATGGAGTGGCGTGGCAGGCCAGAAGCCATCCGAATGGATAATGGCCCTGAATATGTCAGTCATACGTTGGTTTCATGGGCCGAAAAACAGGGGATTACCCTGATCTATACGCAACCGGGTAATCCGCAGCAGAACGCCTATATTGAACGCTACAACAGAACTGTCCGGCAGGAATGGCTGGAGCAGTATTTGTTTGAAAGCATTCAGGACGTGCAGGAGGTCGCAACACAATGGCTCTGGACATATAACCATGACAGACCCAACATGGGGAACAGCGGGCTAACCCCCGCCCAGAAACTAAAAACAGCTGCCTGA